In the genome of Rhodoferax fermentans, one region contains:
- the rplU gene encoding 50S ribosomal protein L21: MYAVIKTGGKQYRVAAGEKIKVEQIAADVGQEIVFDQVLAVGSGAELKVGTPLVSGATVSVTVLAHGKHDKVTIFKMRRRKHYQKRQGHRQQFTELLIGAISA; encoded by the coding sequence ATGTACGCGGTCATAAAAACCGGTGGCAAACAATACAGAGTTGCTGCTGGCGAAAAAATTAAAGTAGAACAGATTGCTGCGGACGTTGGCCAAGAGATTGTGTTTGACCAGGTTCTGGCAGTCGGTAGCGGCGCAGAGTTGAAGGTTGGCACGCCCTTGGTGTCCGGCGCCACAGTCAGTGTCACAGTGTTGGCACATGGTAAACACGACAAGGTCACCATCTTCAAGATGCGCCGTCGTAAGCACTATCAAAAGCGTCAAGGGCATCGCCAACAGTTCACCGAACTGTTGATCGGCGCGATTTCTGCATAA
- a CDS encoding HDOD domain-containing protein, whose product MTDQKELPGALEAVPVVPTPQPVNFLKVPWPHIGAWTHYFLRADIPVLAATARALEELRAIEDEVDANMLTPVIQVDPLMTLKVLAYAASLRKPSQATETESITTSLVLMGISPFFRQFGPQRTVEDWLTDQPEAKEGLQKLLRRAERAGHFALGFAVHRGDTDATIIHQAAFLHDFAEMLIWLHAPALAIQIRDAQAADATLRSRAIQREVLGVELTDLRQALMKLWRLPELLISISDDRHAERSNVQCVVLAVRLARHTALGWDNAAIPDDIDDIARLLNTTPRVARLFLNKIDHPILEAASLTDQPPSHS is encoded by the coding sequence ATGACAGATCAGAAAGAGCTGCCTGGCGCGTTGGAGGCTGTACCGGTTGTCCCAACGCCACAACCCGTGAACTTTCTCAAGGTGCCTTGGCCCCACATTGGCGCCTGGACCCACTATTTCCTGCGCGCCGACATCCCGGTGCTGGCCGCCACCGCGCGGGCGCTCGAAGAGTTGCGCGCCATCGAGGACGAGGTGGACGCCAACATGCTCACCCCGGTGATCCAGGTTGACCCGCTCATGACACTCAAGGTGCTGGCCTATGCAGCCAGCCTGCGCAAACCCAGCCAGGCCACCGAAACCGAGTCGATCACCACCTCGCTGGTGCTGATGGGTATCTCCCCTTTCTTTCGCCAATTTGGCCCGCAACGCACGGTCGAAGACTGGCTGACCGACCAACCCGAGGCCAAAGAAGGCCTGCAGAAACTGCTACGAAGAGCTGAGCGTGCTGGCCATTTTGCGCTTGGCTTTGCGGTACATCGGGGTGACACCGACGCGACCATCATCCACCAGGCCGCGTTCCTGCATGACTTTGCCGAGATGCTGATCTGGCTCCACGCCCCCGCGCTGGCGATCCAAATCCGCGACGCCCAGGCTGCCGACGCCACACTGCGCTCACGCGCCATCCAGCGCGAGGTGCTGGGCGTAGAACTCACAGACTTGCGCCAAGCCTTGATGAAACTGTGGCGCCTGCCCGAGTTGCTGATCAGCATCAGCGACGACCGCCATGCCGAACGCAGCAACGTGCAATGTGTGGTGCTGGCGGTTCGCCTGGCGCGCCACACCGCTCTGGGCTGGGACAACGCCGCGATACCCGACGACATCGACGACATTGCCAGATTGCTCAACACCACCCCACGCGTCGCCCGCCTGTTCTTGAACAAGATCGACCACCCGATCCTGGAAGCCGCCTCGCTGACGGACCAGCCCCCCAGCCACAGCTGA
- the proB gene encoding glutamate 5-kinase has product MLEDFDASILRDARRVVVKVGSSLVTNEGRGLDEAAIGEWCRQMSLLVCQGREVIMVSSGAIAEGMKRLGWTTRPQEIHELQAAAAVGQMGLAQMYETKLRENGLGSAQVLLTHADLADRERYLNARSTLLTLLKLGVLPVINENDTVVNDEIKFGDNDTLGALVANLVEADALVILTDQKGLYTADPRKDPAAQFVHVAQAGDPALEAMAGGAGSSLGRGGMITKILAAKRAAGSGASTVIAWGRESDALLRLCQGESIGTLLIAPTQKTQARKQWIADHLQLKGSVTVDAGAVHKLRSDGSSLLPIGMTAVDGDFSRGDVIAIRSDDGLEVARGLANYASAEARLICRKPSSQFEKLLGYSAEPEMVHRDNMVLSRP; this is encoded by the coding sequence ATGCTTGAAGATTTTGATGCCAGCATCCTGCGTGACGCGCGCCGTGTGGTGGTCAAGGTGGGGTCCAGCCTGGTCACCAACGAAGGCCGAGGCCTGGACGAAGCCGCCATTGGCGAGTGGTGCCGCCAGATGTCTTTGCTGGTGTGTCAGGGCCGCGAGGTCATCATGGTCTCCAGCGGAGCCATTGCCGAAGGCATGAAACGCCTGGGCTGGACCACCCGCCCGCAAGAAATTCACGAGTTGCAGGCCGCTGCCGCCGTTGGCCAGATGGGCCTGGCGCAGATGTACGAAACCAAGTTGCGAGAAAACGGCTTGGGCAGCGCCCAGGTGCTGCTGACCCACGCCGATCTGGCCGATCGCGAGCGTTACCTGAATGCACGCTCGACCTTGCTGACCTTGCTCAAGCTCGGTGTGTTACCGGTCATCAATGAAAACGACACCGTGGTCAACGACGAAATCAAGTTTGGCGACAACGACACCTTGGGTGCGCTGGTGGCCAATCTGGTGGAAGCCGATGCATTGGTGATTCTCACCGACCAAAAAGGCCTTTACACCGCTGACCCCCGCAAAGACCCGGCCGCACAGTTTGTGCATGTGGCGCAGGCCGGTGACCCGGCGCTCGAAGCCATGGCTGGTGGCGCGGGCTCCAGCCTGGGGCGTGGCGGCATGATCACCAAAATCCTGGCTGCCAAACGGGCGGCGGGCTCCGGTGCTTCCACCGTGATCGCCTGGGGTCGAGAGTCCGACGCCTTGTTGCGTCTGTGTCAGGGCGAATCGATTGGCACCCTGCTGATTGCGCCGACCCAAAAAACCCAGGCACGCAAACAGTGGATTGCCGACCATCTGCAGCTCAAAGGCTCGGTCACCGTGGACGCTGGGGCGGTGCACAAGTTGCGCAGCGACGGCTCCAGCCTGTTGCCGATTGGCATGACCGCAGTGGACGGTGATTTTTCGCGTGGTGATGTGATTGCGATCCGCTCTGACGATGGTCTGGAGGTGGCACGTGGCCTGGCCAACTACGCCAGCGCCGAAGCCCGGCTGATCTGCCGCAAGCCATCCAGCCAGTTCGAGAAGTTGCTGGGTTATTCGGCCGAGCCCGAGATGGTGCACCGCGACAACATGGTGCTGAGCCGTCCCTGA
- a CDS encoding CNP1-like family protein, producing the protein MFDKNRVARWCAPALLGLFALTLSTRLQAQVAPDDPEWKELDAPSPPAFSTDKLLPLDMPPYVSVKFGIDPGTLSIGVDGIVRYVVVTRNTSGSVNAMFEGIRCGTGEVKTYARANDKGVWSTVTEPKWRVFTDNLPSKHAWVFARQAACDGRATAASSTADIIKALKK; encoded by the coding sequence ATGTTTGACAAAAATCGCGTCGCGCGCTGGTGCGCGCCCGCCCTGCTGGGGCTCTTTGCCCTAACCCTGAGCACCCGCCTCCAGGCCCAGGTCGCACCAGACGACCCTGAGTGGAAAGAGCTTGATGCCCCGTCACCGCCTGCGTTCAGCACGGACAAACTGCTGCCGCTCGACATGCCGCCCTATGTGTCTGTGAAATTTGGCATCGACCCGGGCACACTGAGCATCGGGGTGGACGGCATCGTGCGTTATGTGGTGGTGACACGCAATACCAGCGGGTCGGTCAACGCGATGTTCGAGGGCATCCGCTGCGGCACCGGCGAAGTCAAAACCTACGCACGCGCCAATGACAAGGGCGTGTGGTCGACAGTGACCGAGCCGAAGTGGCGCGTGTTTACCGACAACCTGCCGTCCAAACACGCCTGGGTGTTCGCCCGTCAGGCCGCTTGTGATGGCCGGGCTACAGCCGCCAGCAGCACAGCGGACATCATCAAAGCGTTGAAAAAATAG
- a CDS encoding DUF3047 domain-containing protein: MTPPPLAPFAAESSPGLNPAWRLSGLPGNRVALTQFEPGLVQGESALRIRTQQSYGVLTHSWRGTAPADLAWRWQLVQGLAQADIRTKNADDAALKVCVMFDQPLHDIPFVQRVSLSLARAASGQALPSATLCYLWDSRYPAGTRGTNPYSARVRYIVLNGVETTPGQWVDQRRRLADDFASLFGDESAVMPPVIAIAAGADSDNSGGDSLAYLARLRWVD, encoded by the coding sequence GTGACGCCACCCCCACTGGCACCGTTTGCGGCGGAGTCTTCGCCCGGTCTGAACCCGGCCTGGCGTCTCAGCGGTTTACCCGGCAACCGGGTGGCGTTAACCCAGTTTGAGCCGGGCCTGGTGCAGGGCGAGTCGGCACTTCGGATACGCACCCAGCAGTCTTACGGCGTGCTCACCCACAGTTGGCGTGGCACAGCACCGGCCGACCTGGCCTGGCGCTGGCAACTGGTACAGGGTCTGGCGCAGGCCGACATCCGCACCAAAAACGCAGACGATGCCGCGCTGAAGGTGTGCGTGATGTTTGATCAACCACTGCACGACATTCCTTTTGTTCAGCGTGTGAGCTTGTCGCTGGCACGCGCCGCTTCCGGGCAGGCCTTGCCCAGCGCCACGCTGTGTTACCTGTGGGACAGCCGCTACCCAGCGGGCACACGCGGCACCAACCCCTACAGCGCCCGGGTGCGTTACATCGTGCTCAACGGTGTTGAGACCACGCCGGGGCAGTGGGTGGACCAACGCAGGCGCCTGGCCGACGACTTTGCCAGCCTGTTTGGTGATGAGAGTGCAGTGATGCCGCCGGTGATCGCGATTGCAGCGGGCGCCGACAGCGACAACAGCGGCGGCGACAGCCTGGCCTACCTGGCCCGGCTGCGCTGGGTGGATTGA
- a CDS encoding lytic transglycosylase domain-containing protein, with protein sequence MDSVRTALSSAVTNHAPPVPEFVDTESRLDYLRWLGTMSERLKKKKTDFETRKEFLQTVWYESKRAGLDVALVLGLIQVESNFRKFAVSSAGARGYMQVMPFWTRLLGDGDAGKLFHMQTNLRFGCVILRHYLDRENGNLFMALGRYNGSRGKSPYPDAVLGARRLWEH encoded by the coding sequence ATGGATTCGGTGCGCACCGCGCTGAGTTCGGCCGTGACCAACCATGCACCGCCGGTGCCCGAGTTCGTGGACACCGAATCGCGCCTGGACTACTTGCGTTGGCTCGGCACCATGAGTGAACGGCTCAAGAAGAAAAAAACGGATTTCGAGACCCGCAAGGAATTTCTACAAACCGTCTGGTACGAGAGCAAACGCGCTGGCCTGGATGTGGCGCTGGTGCTGGGTCTGATCCAGGTGGAGAGCAACTTCCGCAAATTTGCGGTGAGCAGTGCGGGCGCGCGTGGCTACATGCAGGTGATGCCGTTCTGGACCCGTTTGCTGGGGGATGGTGATGCTGGCAAGTTATTCCACATGCAGACCAACCTGCGTTTTGGCTGCGTGATTTTGCGCCACTACCTCGACCGCGAGAACGGCAACCTGTTTATGGCGCTGGGGCGTTACAACGGCTCGCGTGGCAAGTCGCCCTACCCGGACGCCGTGCTCGGCGCGCGGCGTCTGTGGGAGCACTGA
- the rpmA gene encoding 50S ribosomal protein L27, translated as MAHKKGGGSTRNGRDSKPKMLGVKSYGGELISAGAIIVRQRGTQFHPGVNVGIGKDHTLFALVEGNVLFETKGALNRRTVSVTAAA; from the coding sequence ATGGCACACAAAAAAGGCGGCGGCTCAACGCGAAACGGGCGCGATTCCAAGCCCAAGATGCTCGGTGTGAAGTCCTACGGTGGTGAGTTGATCAGCGCTGGCGCGATCATCGTGCGCCAACGTGGTACCCAGTTCCACCCCGGCGTGAATGTTGGCATTGGCAAAGACCACACGCTGTTTGCGTTGGTTGAAGGCAATGTCCTGTTCGAGACCAAGGGTGCGCTGAATCGGCGTACCGTGAGCGTGACAGCGGCAGCTTAA
- a CDS encoding polyprenyl synthetase family protein: MREVDLVIKQHLDSDVPLVGQVSRYIISAGGKRLRPALLLLMCGALGFKGAQRFSLSAVVEFIHTATLLHDDVVDESALRRGNATANVTFGNPASVLVGDFLYSRAFQMMVDVGSMPVMSVLSEATVVISEGEVLQLMNMHNAELDEEGYLQVIRSKTAKLFEASARVGAILSGATPEMEAACALYGQALGTAFQVIDDVLDYTGDAAVMGKNLGDDLREGKATLPLIAAMQRGNAEQRTVVKLAIENGDVSAIDQVVSIVKATGALEVARKAASDEAARAVAAAEQLPDGPHKTCLLQLAAQLLDRQS, encoded by the coding sequence ATGCGTGAGGTCGATCTGGTCATCAAGCAACACCTGGACTCGGATGTTCCGCTGGTCGGGCAAGTCTCACGCTACATCATCTCCGCAGGCGGCAAGCGGCTACGCCCGGCCTTGCTGCTGCTGATGTGTGGCGCCTTGGGTTTCAAGGGCGCGCAGCGCTTCAGCCTGTCGGCGGTCGTGGAATTCATTCACACCGCCACCTTGTTGCATGACGACGTGGTCGACGAATCGGCACTGCGCCGTGGCAATGCCACCGCCAACGTCACTTTCGGCAACCCCGCCAGTGTGCTGGTCGGTGACTTTTTGTACTCACGTGCCTTCCAGATGATGGTTGACGTGGGCAGCATGCCTGTCATGAGTGTGTTGTCAGAGGCCACCGTCGTGATCTCCGAAGGCGAAGTGCTGCAGCTCATGAACATGCACAACGCCGAACTCGATGAAGAGGGTTACCTGCAGGTGATCCGCTCCAAGACGGCCAAACTGTTTGAGGCCAGTGCCCGTGTCGGCGCCATCCTGTCTGGCGCCACGCCTGAGATGGAAGCCGCCTGCGCGTTGTACGGGCAGGCGCTGGGCACCGCGTTCCAGGTGATCGACGACGTGCTGGACTACACCGGCGATGCCGCCGTGATGGGCAAGAACCTGGGCGACGACCTGCGCGAGGGCAAAGCCACCCTGCCGCTGATTGCCGCCATGCAGCGCGGCAACGCCGAACAGCGCACGGTGGTCAAACTGGCCATCGAAAACGGCGACGTCTCTGCCATCGACCAGGTGGTGAGCATCGTCAAGGCCACCGGTGCGCTGGAGGTGGCACGCAAAGCCGCCAGCGACGAGGCCGCCCGTGCCGTAGCCGCCGCCGAACAATTGCCCGATGGCCCACACAAAACGTGTTTGCTACAATTAGCGGCTCAGCTGTTGGACAGGCAGTCTTAA
- a CDS encoding proline--tRNA ligase, producing MKASQFFISTLKEAPADAEVVSHKLMMRAGMIKKLGAGIYTLMPMGLRVVHKVEAIVREEMNRAGAVELSMPVIQPAELWQETGRFEKMGPELLRIADRHGNDFVVQPTSEEVITDIARQEIRSYKQLPKNFYQIQTKFRDERRPRFGLMRGREFIMKDAYSFDRDQVSAKASYQVMAQAYRRIFDRFGLTYRAVAADSGAIGGDLSEEFQVIAATGEDAIVYCPNSDYAANMEKAEALAPAGPRPAASQALTKTPTPGKSTCADVAELLGVPLQTTVKSLVLATDTLNETGEVIKTQVWLLLLRGDHDMNEVKVGKLPGLSAFRFATVPEIEAHFGCKPGYLGPLNLLQPVKLVVDREVAVMADWICGANEADFHITGVNWGRDLPEPDMVADLRNVVAGDASPDGQGPLAIERGIEVGHVFYLGTKYSQAMKATFLDQNGKPQLMEMGCYGIGITRLPAAAIEQNHDERGIIWPDALAPFTVVICPINADRSPEVKAASESLYAELLAAGVDVLLDDRGERPGAMFADWELIGVPHRVNIGDRALKEGNVEYQHRRDAAATAVPLAEVAALLIAKLKV from the coding sequence ATGAAAGCCTCCCAATTCTTTATTTCCACCCTCAAAGAAGCGCCGGCTGATGCCGAAGTGGTCAGCCACAAGCTGATGATGCGCGCAGGCATGATCAAAAAGCTTGGCGCCGGTATCTACACCCTGATGCCGATGGGCCTGCGTGTGGTGCACAAGGTGGAGGCCATCGTGCGTGAAGAAATGAACCGCGCAGGGGCGGTGGAGCTCTCGATGCCAGTGATTCAGCCGGCCGAGCTCTGGCAGGAAACCGGTCGTTTCGAGAAGATGGGGCCGGAGCTGCTGCGTATTGCTGACCGCCATGGCAATGACTTTGTGGTGCAGCCGACCAGCGAAGAGGTCATCACCGACATCGCGCGCCAGGAAATTCGCAGCTACAAACAGTTGCCCAAGAACTTCTACCAGATCCAGACCAAGTTCCGCGACGAGCGTCGTCCGCGATTTGGCCTGATGCGTGGGCGCGAGTTCATCATGAAAGACGCCTACAGCTTTGACCGTGACCAAGTGTCCGCCAAGGCCAGCTACCAGGTCATGGCGCAGGCCTACCGGCGCATTTTTGACCGTTTTGGCTTGACTTACCGCGCGGTGGCCGCCGACAGTGGCGCCATCGGTGGGGACTTGAGTGAAGAATTCCAGGTGATTGCCGCCACCGGTGAAGACGCCATCGTGTATTGCCCCAACAGCGATTACGCCGCCAACATGGAAAAGGCCGAGGCGCTGGCACCGGCTGGCCCGCGTCCGGCCGCCTCGCAGGCTTTGACCAAGACACCGACACCAGGCAAAAGCACCTGTGCCGATGTGGCCGAGTTGCTGGGTGTGCCGTTGCAGACCACGGTCAAATCGCTGGTGTTGGCCACCGACACGCTCAATGAGACTGGCGAAGTGATCAAGACCCAGGTCTGGCTGCTGCTGCTGCGGGGTGACCACGACATGAACGAGGTCAAGGTCGGCAAGCTGCCGGGCCTGTCGGCCTTCCGTTTTGCCACGGTGCCCGAGATTGAAGCCCACTTTGGCTGCAAACCCGGTTACCTGGGGCCACTGAATCTGCTGCAACCGGTGAAACTGGTGGTGGATCGCGAGGTGGCGGTGATGGCCGATTGGATCTGTGGCGCGAACGAAGCCGACTTCCACATCACCGGCGTGAACTGGGGTCGGGACCTGCCTGAGCCCGACATGGTGGCTGATCTGCGCAATGTGGTGGCGGGTGACGCCTCACCCGACGGCCAAGGTCCGCTGGCGATTGAGCGCGGCATTGAGGTGGGCCATGTGTTCTACCTCGGTACCAAATACAGCCAGGCGATGAAAGCCACTTTCCTCGACCAGAACGGCAAGCCGCAACTGATGGAAATGGGTTGTTACGGCATTGGCATCACGCGCCTGCCCGCAGCGGCCATCGAGCAGAACCATGACGAGCGCGGCATCATCTGGCCCGACGCCCTGGCGCCGTTCACGGTGGTGATCTGCCCGATCAACGCCGACCGATCCCCTGAGGTTAAGGCGGCGTCCGAGTCGCTGTACGCTGAGTTGCTGGCGGCAGGGGTGGACGTGCTGCTCGATGACCGGGGTGAACGCCCAGGCGCGATGTTTGCCGACTGGGAACTCATTGGTGTGCCACACCGCGTCAACATCGGTGACCGCGCCCTCAAGGAAGGCAATGTGGAGTACCAGCACCGCCGTGATGCCGCTGCCACTGCGGTGCCACTGGCGGAGGTTGCCGCGTTGCTGATCGCCAAGCTCAAGGTGTGA
- the grxD gene encoding Grx4 family monothiol glutaredoxin — protein sequence MSDTQQRIDELVKHNDILLFMKGTASFPQCGFSGRAIQVLKACGVEPKAITTVNVLEDAEIREGIKGYSNWPTIPQLYIKGEFIGGSDIMMEMFESGELQTLLGKPA from the coding sequence ATGAGCGACACCCAACAACGCATTGACGAACTGGTCAAGCACAACGACATCCTGCTGTTCATGAAGGGCACCGCCAGTTTTCCCCAGTGTGGTTTTTCAGGTCGCGCGATACAGGTCCTCAAGGCCTGTGGTGTGGAACCCAAGGCCATCACCACCGTCAACGTGCTTGAGGACGCCGAGATCCGCGAAGGCATCAAGGGTTACAGCAACTGGCCGACCATTCCGCAGCTCTACATCAAGGGTGAGTTCATCGGCGGCTCCGACATCATGATGGAGATGTTCGAGAGCGGCGAGCTGCAGACCTTGCTGGGCAAACCGGCCTGA
- the selD gene encoding selenide, water dikinase SelD, whose protein sequence is MTHPAPSTPPSGNKPAEPRLTSLSHGGGCGCKIAPGVLSSILKGTSAMPIPKELLVGIETADDAAVYQLNDEQALIATTDFFMPIVDNPFDFGRIAATNAISDVYAMGGTPIMALALVGMPIAVLSVETIGQILEGGASVCRAAGIPIAGGHTIDSVEPIYGLVALGLVHPSRVKKNASARLGDKLVLGKPIGVGILSAALKKNNLDAAGYAQMMAVTTQLNTPGPLLAALPGVHAMTDVTGFALAGHALEMARGAGLTATLDWRRVPLLPGARDLALAGNITGASGRNWAAYGAEVALPADFAAVDQALLSDPQTSGGLLVSCAPEAVDAVLAVFRDLGFGDACEVGEITAATAGAKLVLR, encoded by the coding sequence ATGACACACCCTGCGCCCAGCACCCCGCCTTCTGGCAACAAGCCCGCCGAGCCACGCCTGACCAGCCTGTCACACGGTGGTGGTTGCGGCTGCAAGATTGCACCCGGGGTGTTGTCGAGCATCCTCAAGGGCACCAGCGCCATGCCCATCCCCAAGGAGCTGCTGGTGGGCATCGAGACCGCCGACGACGCGGCGGTGTACCAGCTCAATGACGAGCAGGCGCTGATTGCCACCACCGACTTTTTCATGCCCATTGTTGACAACCCGTTTGACTTTGGCCGCATTGCTGCCACCAACGCCATCAGCGACGTGTACGCGATGGGCGGCACACCCATCATGGCGCTGGCGCTGGTGGGCATGCCGATTGCCGTGTTGTCGGTCGAGACCATTGGCCAGATTCTGGAAGGCGGCGCCAGCGTGTGCCGCGCGGCGGGCATCCCGATTGCTGGTGGCCACACCATTGACTCGGTCGAGCCGATTTATGGCCTGGTGGCACTGGGCCTGGTGCACCCGAGCCGGGTCAAGAAAAACGCCAGCGCCCGCCTGGGTGACAAGCTGGTTCTGGGCAAACCCATTGGCGTGGGCATCTTGTCGGCGGCGCTCAAGAAGAACAACCTGGACGCCGCCGGTTATGCCCAGATGATGGCGGTCACCACCCAGCTCAACACGCCCGGCCCGTTGCTGGCGGCTTTGCCGGGGGTGCATGCCATGACCGATGTCACCGGTTTTGCGCTGGCCGGGCACGCGCTGGAAATGGCGCGGGGTGCGGGTCTGACGGCCACGCTGGACTGGCGTCGGGTGCCACTGCTGCCCGGTGCACGTGACTTGGCGCTGGCGGGCAACATCACCGGGGCCTCTGGCCGCAACTGGGCGGCCTATGGTGCCGAGGTGGCCTTGCCTGCGGACTTTGCGGCGGTCGACCAGGCCTTGTTGTCCGACCCGCAGACCAGTGGTGGCCTGCTGGTGAGTTGTGCCCCTGAGGCGGTGGATGCGGTGCTGGCGGTGTTCCGTGATCTGGGTTTTGGGGATGCGTGTGAGGTGGGGGAGATCACCGCTGCCACTGCGGGTGCCAAGCTGGTGTTGCGCTGA
- the cgtA gene encoding Obg family GTPase CgtA codes for MKFVDEAYIDVSAGDGGAGCVSFRHEKYKEFGGPNGGDGGRGGHVFAVADENLNTLVDFRFSRRYDAQRGQHGMGSDMFGAAGDDITLKMPVGTIITDAETGEVLFELLKPGEVITIAKGGDGGFGNLRYKSAINRAPRQKTPGWPGEKRNLKLELKVLADVGLLGMPNAGKSTLITAVSNARPRIADYPFTTLHPNLGVVRVGPEQSFVVADLPGLIEGASEGAGLGHLFLRHLQRTRLLLHVVDMAPFDDAIDTVAQAKAIVNELKKYDKKLFDKPRWLVLNKLDMVPLEERAALIKDFVKRFKYKGPVFEISALTREGCEPLIKAVYQHISAQQKIESAPEVIDPRFAADVDPI; via the coding sequence ATGAAATTTGTTGACGAAGCCTACATTGATGTCTCTGCTGGAGACGGTGGCGCTGGCTGCGTCTCTTTTCGGCATGAAAAGTACAAGGAATTTGGCGGCCCCAATGGCGGCGATGGCGGGCGCGGCGGCCATGTGTTTGCGGTGGCCGACGAAAACCTCAACACCCTGGTTGATTTCCGTTTTTCGCGTCGTTATGACGCCCAACGTGGCCAACACGGCATGGGCTCCGACATGTTTGGCGCGGCCGGGGACGACATCACCCTGAAGATGCCGGTGGGCACCATCATCACCGACGCAGAAACCGGCGAGGTCTTGTTTGAGCTGCTCAAACCGGGTGAGGTGATCACCATCGCCAAGGGCGGCGACGGTGGGTTTGGCAACCTGCGTTACAAGAGCGCTATCAACCGGGCACCGCGCCAGAAAACACCGGGCTGGCCCGGTGAAAAGCGCAACCTCAAGCTCGAACTCAAGGTCTTGGCCGATGTGGGTCTGCTGGGCATGCCCAATGCGGGCAAGTCGACCCTGATCACTGCGGTGTCCAACGCGCGTCCGCGTATTGCCGATTACCCGTTCACCACCTTGCACCCGAACCTGGGTGTGGTGCGGGTCGGGCCGGAACAGAGTTTTGTGGTGGCGGATTTGCCGGGTCTGATTGAAGGCGCCTCCGAAGGTGCGGGCCTGGGCCATCTGTTCTTGCGCCATCTGCAGCGCACCCGTTTGTTGTTGCATGTGGTCGACATGGCGCCGTTTGACGATGCCATTGACACCGTGGCGCAGGCCAAGGCGATTGTCAACGAGCTGAAAAAATACGACAAAAAGCTGTTCGACAAACCACGCTGGCTGGTGCTTAACAAACTCGACATGGTGCCGCTCGAAGAGCGCGCCGCGTTGATCAAAGACTTTGTCAAACGTTTCAAATACAAAGGGCCGGTGTTCGAGATCTCAGCGCTGACCCGCGAAGGCTGTGAGCCGCTGATCAAGGCGGTGTACCAGCACATCAGTGCCCAGCAAAAAATCGAGTCGGCACCCGAGGTGATTGACCCGCGTTTTGCCGCTGATGTGGATCCGATTTAA